One window of the Sparus aurata chromosome 17, fSpaAur1.1, whole genome shotgun sequence genome contains the following:
- the sult2st3 gene encoding sulfotransferase family 2, cytosolic sulfotransferase 3 isoform X1, which yields MSSEEMDFLYHGLLLPRETHSVESLKFADEFTFKDDDVVAATYPKTGTIWMQEILPLVLSGGDLTPIQTIPNWDRVPWLEEKRLAVVVDKLTSPRAMVTHFPYHLMPPSFHASKAKVIYVMRNPKDVMVSSYYFHQMAGFLKDPGTFDEFMDTFLEGKVLFGKWTDHVKSWRHTELGDRILYITYEEMVQDLPAALRTMSDFLGRNLSEEVIQKIAEHCSFKAMKVNTMSNFNLVPKVLMDSDKSPFLRKGVVGDWRNHFNPEQLAKFTSVIRKELENESFSLPWSLD from the exons ATGTCTTCTGAGGAGATGGATTTCCTGTATCATGGACTGCTGCTGCCCAGAGAGACTCACTCCGTGGAGAGCCTGAAGTTTGCGGACGAATTCACGTTTAAAGATGATGACGTCGTGGCTGCTACGTATCCGAAGACAG GTACTATCTGGATGCAGGAGATCCTCCCTCTGGTGCTGAGTGGTGGAGATCTGACGCCGATCCAAACCATCCCAAACTGGGATAGGGTGCCCTGGCTGGAGGAGAAGAGATTAGCAGTGGTTGTTGATAAGTTGACTTCTCCACGGGCGATGGTCACACATTTTCCTTACCACCTCATGCCCCCCTCCTTCCACGCCTCCAAAGCCAAG GTGATCTATGTCATGAGGAACCCGAAGGACGTCATGGTGTCTTCATACTACTTCCACCAGATGGCCGGATTCCTCAAAGATCCAGGAACCTTTGATGAGTTCATGGACACATTCTTGGAGGGCAAAG TGCTGTTTGGAAAATGGACAGACCAtgtgaagagctggaggcaCACAGAGCTGGGAGATCGAATATTGTACATCACATATGAAGAAATGGTTCAG GACCTTCCTGCAGCTCTCAGGACTATGTCAGACTTCCTGGGCCGTAACCTGAGCGAGGAAGTCATCCAGAAGATAGCAGAACATTGCTCTTTCAAGGCAATGAAAGTCAACACAATGTCCAACTTCAACCTGGTCCCAAAGGTACTGATGGACAGCGACAAATCTCCTTTTCTCAGGAAAG GTGTTGTTGGAGACTGGAGAAACCATTTCAACCCGGAGCAGCTGGCCAAATTCACATCAGTCATTCGCAAAGAGCTGGAGAATGAGAGCTTCTCTCTGCCTTGGAGCTTGGATTGA